A single Phoenix dactylifera cultivar Barhee BC4 chromosome 1, palm_55x_up_171113_PBpolish2nd_filt_p, whole genome shotgun sequence DNA region contains:
- the LOC120112031 gene encoding uncharacterized protein LOC120112031 isoform X2 → MSGGGGGGGGGGGKAEGQYSMSKTSVWWDIENCQVPRACDPHLIAQNIRLALEAMDYRGAVSISAYGDTSKISQTVQQALSSTGISLNHVPAGVKDASDKKILVDMLFWAVDNPPPANYLLISGDRDFSNALHQLRMRRYNILLAQPPNVSQALVAAAKSVWLWKNLLAGGPPLSESPYPSNVLNDNLSGMEASKNNIPDAVQTTQTIDPPAASSHLGNQRNFGNGKADNRYKGKQVRRNASASQASSNTPKTSSNENKLHQSGTEGLMNGTPNNGIPKWTKKQANQASTSMTSSFEVKEGVQLNHPGSSSFLQSSLQKPSSESGYSHQTGTVQVKDAPHEFFRANKPNTSSAPTPDYSTPCPEFPMNNGKYFPNNHQTYHPQPLRPSDLLPPQTNITSGNLSAPNSQKHSSYPPTSWTSGPPSTSPQTWSSGLPYASGPSGNLPDINRLNMSDYPSSVHHNTPSHQQTPEPSMTCVMERPNAPHQGQPFYPDYMHIPPPIPVMNNKASNNARWGTPGCAAPPIEVQGLVGNILRALHILKTEKMAPTEANIADCIHYGDMNMQHFNAKMALDYAVQYQFIVMHKLGGSLPFYIVKNDTLWKCVNVMDGNAKHPRGTWDAVQKFLSSKNGRSALRSSQCRYQAAIMLKHRCLKHLVLGDILQILHIVITVKKWILPHSSGYFYIPWW, encoded by the exons ATGAGCGGCGGTGGAGGAGGCggtggaggagggggagggaagGCGGAGGGGCAGTACTCAATGTCGAAGACGTCGGTGTGGTGGGACATCGAGAACTGCCAGGTCCCGAGGGCCTGCGATCCTCATCTGATCGCCCAGAACATCAGATTGGCGCTGGAGGCGATGGATTATCGCGGGGCCGTCTCCATCTCGGCCTACGGCGACACCAGCAAGATCTCGCAGACCGTCCAGCAGGCGCTCTCCAGCACCGGGATCTCCCTCAATCACGTCCCTGCAG GCGTCAAAGATGCAAGTGataaaaaaattctagttgACATGTTATTCTGGGCAGTAGATAATCCTCCTCCTGCGAACTATTTGCTTATCTCCGGTGATCGTGACTTTTCCAATGCCCTCCATCAATTAAGAATGAGGAGATATAATATTCTTCTAGCACAGCCACCAAATGTATCCCAAGCACTTGTAGCTGCTGCAAAGAGTGTGTGGCTCTGGAAAAATCTTCTGGCAGGAGGGCCACCATTGTCAGAGTCCCCTTACCCAAGTAAcgtattgaatgacaatttatCGGGTATGGAGGCATCAAAAAACAATATCCCAGATGCTGTGCAGACAACACAGACCATTGATCCTCCTGCTGCAAGCTCGCACTTGGGAAATCAAAGGAATTTTGGAAATGGAAAGGCTGATAACCGATACAAGGGGAAGCAAGTTAGAAGGAATGCGAGTGCAAGTCAAGCAAGTAGTAACACTCCAAAAACATCTAGCAATGAGAATAAGCTGCATCAATCTGGAACTGAAGGTCTCATGAATGGAACGCCCAATAATGGTATTCCGAAATGGACTAAGAAGCAGGCAAATCAAGCTTCCACTTCCATGACATCAAGTTTTGAAGTCAAGGAAGGTGTTCAGTTGAACCATCCAGGAAGTAGTTCTTTCCTACAGTCATCACTTCAAAAGCCATCCTCTGAATCTGGGTATTCTCATCAGACTGGGACAGTTCAGGTTAAGGACGCTCCTCATGAGTTCTTTAGAGCTAATAAGCCCAACACATCAAGTGCACCTACACCAGATTACAGTACACCATGTCCTGAATTCCCCATGAACAATGGGAAATACTTCCCAAACAATCATCAAACCTATCATCCTCAGCCATTAAGACCTAGTGATTTACTGCCTCCACAAACTAATATTACATCTGGGAATTTGTCTGCACCGAATTCTCAAAAGCACAGCTCTTATCCACCAACAAGCTGGACTAGTGGCCCACCATCTACTTCACCGCAAACCTGGTCAAGTGGTTTGCCCTATGCTTCAGGACCTTCAGGGAATCTGCCAGACATTAATAGGCTTAATATGTCAGATTATCCTAGTAGTGTTCACCATAACACTCCATCTCATCAGCAAACCCCAGAACCAAGTATGACTTGTGTAATGGAGCGTCCTAATGCTCCACACCAAGGACAACCTTTCTATCCTGACTATATGCACATACCTCCGCCTATACCTGTCATGAACAACAAGGCATCCAACAATGCACGCTGGGGTACCCCAGGATGCGCTGCACCACCAATTGAGGTCCAGGGTCTCGTGGGAAACATTCTACGTGCCTTGCATATATTGAAAACTGAGAAAATGGCCCCAACAGAAGCTAATATAGCAGATTGCATTCACTATGGGGACATGAATATGCAACATTTTAATGCTAAGATGGCTCTTGACTATGCCGTCCAGTATCAATTTATCGTGATGCACAAGTTAGGTGGTAGCTTGCCATTCTATATCGTAAAGAATGATACATTATGGAAATGTGTGAATGTTATGGATGGTAATGCTAAGCATCCGAGAGGTACATGGGATGCAGTTCAAAAGTTTCTTTCTTCAAAAAATGGACGCTCTGCTCTGAGGTCCTCACAATGCAG GTATCAAGCTGCAATTATGCTAAAGCATCGATGCTTGAAACATCTTGTTTTGGGTGATATTCTTCAGATTTTGCATATCGTGATCACCGTGAAGAAATGGATCTTACCTCATTCTTCAG GTTACTTCTATATTCCTTGGTGGTAA
- the LOC120112031 gene encoding uncharacterized protein LOC120112031 isoform X1 produces the protein MSGGGGGGGGGGGKAEGQYSMSKTSVWWDIENCQVPRACDPHLIAQNIRLALEAMDYRGAVSISAYGDTSKISQTVQQALSSTGISLNHVPAGVKDASDKKILVDMLFWAVDNPPPANYLLISGDRDFSNALHQLRMRRYNILLAQPPNVSQALVAAAKSVWLWKNLLAGGPPLSESPYPSNVLNDNLSGMEASKNNIPDAVQTTQTIDPPAASSHLGNQRNFGNGKADNRYKGKQVRRNASASQASSNTPKTSSNENKLHQSGTEGLMNGTPNNGIPKWTKKQANQASTSMTSSFEVKEGVQLNHPGSSSFLQSSLQKPSSESGYSHQTGTVQVKDAPHEFFRANKPNTSSAPTPDYSTPCPEFPMNNGKYFPNNHQTYHPQPLRPSDLLPPQTNITSGNLSAPNSQKHSSYPPTSWTSGPPSTSPQTWSSGLPYASGPSGNLPDINRLNMSDYPSSVHHNTPSHQQTPEPSMTCVMERPNAPHQGQPFYPDYMHIPPPIPVMNNKASNNARWGTPGCAAPPIEVQGLVGNILRALHILKTEKMAPTEANIADCIHYGDMNMQHFNAKMALDYAVQYQFIVMHKLGGSLPFYIVKNDTLWKCVNVMDGNAKHPRGTWDAVQKFLSSKNGRSALRSSQCRYQAAIMLKHRCLKHLVLGDILQILHIVITVKKWILPHSSGWQPLSFNVSISDTNADGGASTNP, from the exons ATGAGCGGCGGTGGAGGAGGCggtggaggagggggagggaagGCGGAGGGGCAGTACTCAATGTCGAAGACGTCGGTGTGGTGGGACATCGAGAACTGCCAGGTCCCGAGGGCCTGCGATCCTCATCTGATCGCCCAGAACATCAGATTGGCGCTGGAGGCGATGGATTATCGCGGGGCCGTCTCCATCTCGGCCTACGGCGACACCAGCAAGATCTCGCAGACCGTCCAGCAGGCGCTCTCCAGCACCGGGATCTCCCTCAATCACGTCCCTGCAG GCGTCAAAGATGCAAGTGataaaaaaattctagttgACATGTTATTCTGGGCAGTAGATAATCCTCCTCCTGCGAACTATTTGCTTATCTCCGGTGATCGTGACTTTTCCAATGCCCTCCATCAATTAAGAATGAGGAGATATAATATTCTTCTAGCACAGCCACCAAATGTATCCCAAGCACTTGTAGCTGCTGCAAAGAGTGTGTGGCTCTGGAAAAATCTTCTGGCAGGAGGGCCACCATTGTCAGAGTCCCCTTACCCAAGTAAcgtattgaatgacaatttatCGGGTATGGAGGCATCAAAAAACAATATCCCAGATGCTGTGCAGACAACACAGACCATTGATCCTCCTGCTGCAAGCTCGCACTTGGGAAATCAAAGGAATTTTGGAAATGGAAAGGCTGATAACCGATACAAGGGGAAGCAAGTTAGAAGGAATGCGAGTGCAAGTCAAGCAAGTAGTAACACTCCAAAAACATCTAGCAATGAGAATAAGCTGCATCAATCTGGAACTGAAGGTCTCATGAATGGAACGCCCAATAATGGTATTCCGAAATGGACTAAGAAGCAGGCAAATCAAGCTTCCACTTCCATGACATCAAGTTTTGAAGTCAAGGAAGGTGTTCAGTTGAACCATCCAGGAAGTAGTTCTTTCCTACAGTCATCACTTCAAAAGCCATCCTCTGAATCTGGGTATTCTCATCAGACTGGGACAGTTCAGGTTAAGGACGCTCCTCATGAGTTCTTTAGAGCTAATAAGCCCAACACATCAAGTGCACCTACACCAGATTACAGTACACCATGTCCTGAATTCCCCATGAACAATGGGAAATACTTCCCAAACAATCATCAAACCTATCATCCTCAGCCATTAAGACCTAGTGATTTACTGCCTCCACAAACTAATATTACATCTGGGAATTTGTCTGCACCGAATTCTCAAAAGCACAGCTCTTATCCACCAACAAGCTGGACTAGTGGCCCACCATCTACTTCACCGCAAACCTGGTCAAGTGGTTTGCCCTATGCTTCAGGACCTTCAGGGAATCTGCCAGACATTAATAGGCTTAATATGTCAGATTATCCTAGTAGTGTTCACCATAACACTCCATCTCATCAGCAAACCCCAGAACCAAGTATGACTTGTGTAATGGAGCGTCCTAATGCTCCACACCAAGGACAACCTTTCTATCCTGACTATATGCACATACCTCCGCCTATACCTGTCATGAACAACAAGGCATCCAACAATGCACGCTGGGGTACCCCAGGATGCGCTGCACCACCAATTGAGGTCCAGGGTCTCGTGGGAAACATTCTACGTGCCTTGCATATATTGAAAACTGAGAAAATGGCCCCAACAGAAGCTAATATAGCAGATTGCATTCACTATGGGGACATGAATATGCAACATTTTAATGCTAAGATGGCTCTTGACTATGCCGTCCAGTATCAATTTATCGTGATGCACAAGTTAGGTGGTAGCTTGCCATTCTATATCGTAAAGAATGATACATTATGGAAATGTGTGAATGTTATGGATGGTAATGCTAAGCATCCGAGAGGTACATGGGATGCAGTTCAAAAGTTTCTTTCTTCAAAAAATGGACGCTCTGCTCTGAGGTCCTCACAATGCAG GTATCAAGCTGCAATTATGCTAAAGCATCGATGCTTGAAACATCTTGTTTTGGGTGATATTCTTCAGATTTTGCATATCGTGATCACCGTGAAGAAATGGATCTTACCTCATTCTTCAGGTTGGCAACCTTTGTCTTTTAATGTATCAATTTCAGATACAAATGCAGATGGCGGTGCCAGTACCAATCCATGA